The genomic interval ACCTTCGTGCCACCATGGTATCTCAGCCTACGTGCTGATCTCATATCTCGGCCTACGTGCTGATATCATATCCTGACCTGCGTGCAGATCCCATATCCCGGCATACGTGCCACTAGTACCTCCTGGCCTACGTGCCGATGTCATACCAGGCCTGCGTGCCGAGGTCACATTTGGTTTCGTGCCACCACGTCCGGCTTTGCTTCGTTAGATCCAGTTCTTCATCCGGCTCGGCGTCATCTGCTCTTTCGGGTCATGACAACTCGACCAGCAtctcatccgagggcgccccctgggccagggtacgttctttgTTCATATTCTATacgtatttcattattttatatcttagtctgttacttatatattcgttggatctgcctcaagCATCGAGATACCAAGGATCGGGGTAACTcgatcgctggctgcaggtaacATTGACCAGAAGatttctgacgacttggtcaacataaaaGTCATCTCAGCACACTCCCATTCGGGACATCGTAATTTAATTAACATTCTATCCACCTAATTTGGTGGTCCATCTGATTCAGAATTTGAataggatcatatatatatatatatatcttatgcTGCGGTGCCTTATGTGCGGTTTTACTGTGGTACTTGCCACGTCAGCgagaaaacacaaaaaaaaatcaatgctGCTCTCCTCCTgatcggcctggaccgatcaggctccaacctgatcggtatGGGAGTCTcctaatcggtcaccagaccgatcaggccctaggctgatcgatccccagaccgatcaaccaattctctgtgagagttggcttcgaagcctgatcggtctgtggaccgatcaggctataggtggatcggtccacagaccgatccccctatctttttctgcctcctgatcgtttcctaatcggtctggtgaccgatcaggagactctcagaccgatcaggttggagcctgatcggtccaagccgATCAGGAGGAGAGCAGCgttgatttttttttgtattttctcGCTGACGTGATAAGTACCGTAAGAAAATCGCACATAAGACACCGCAGCATaatatttctctctctctctctctctctctctctctctctctctctctcgagtGTGTGTGAGTAGAAAGACGtgtaaaattttttatgtttaatgGAGAGTTTAACTATGAATTATTATTTCTCGGGATTTAATTCCAACCCGTAATTGGGATTTTAGTGTCTTCGTTAGCGCTAGTTGTTACGAAAGGTGTCTGGATTCAACGTACCAGAACTAGATAGGGGTGAAGTTGGTCGATAAACAcgctaaaaaaaattaatttttatataatatcTAATTTACGAAATTGGAATAGAGATGGATCGACCTCACGTAGTACAAACCCCTTTGAGGCGCCACGTAGTTGTCATATTAACATTTAACAGTCCAAATACCCAAGCATCATCCACGTGTCTCCACATGTGGCAGCACCGGCAACTCGCATGCAGTCCAACTCACTTCGAtgaatataattcaaataatttccTAATTATAAATATGCTCCATTTTATCGATTTGTTTCCATCCAAGTTAATCCTGATGGACGCTCAGGTTGCTCCAATGCTCGGCCACGCTTACGACCTCGAGCCAGAGAGACCCGCCGGCTTACGTGCCGGTAAGCCGTTTAATTCTACTATTTGcagatttattttttgattttaattgacatgttgattgatttgtgcgTGAAGCAATCGATGGAGAAGAGGAAGCGATGCGCCAGGAGAAGAAGCCGGTGCTGAAGAAGGTGAAGGAAAAGGTGAAGAAGATTAAGGACACCGTCAAGAAGAAAACCCACGGCCATGGAAACAgccatgaagaagaagatgatgacgaTGAAGACGATGAGGAAGAAGACCCTGAAGTCCACGGCGGTTTGAAGGACACATTGGAGACATGCGCCGGTGAGTTTCAGGAAGATCCCGCCGCTCCGACGTCCTCTGAAGCTTCCCGGGAGCGTACACGAGACGGCGAGGAGATAGGGATGTCGCCGGTGATCCAGTCATTTATGGCCATGTCAGTTGAGAATCCTGCTCCGGTGAAGAACTCCGAGGAAGAGAAGTGTGCCAGTGCCAGGGTCTCTGCCAGAACCAAGACGGCGTACGAGAAGGTGGAAGGAAGATTAAGAGGAGGAGTGGGAGTGATGCTGGTGGAGAAATTGAAGCCGGGCGAGGAGGACAAGGCGCTGTCCGAGGTGATATCGGGTGTGATCCAGAGGAGGAAGACGGCGGCGGGAGAGACGGTGGCGGCGGCAAGCTCCGGCGTGAAGGACGGCGGCGTTGGGGTGGTGGGGAGACTCAGAGAGGCTGTGGCTTCTTGGGCCGGCGGACGACGCAGCTCAATGAGCGAGCACGCCGAGCAGCAGAGCAAAGGTAATCGATTTATAGTAAAAAACAAGTCACTTGATAATTTGTCTTTTAAATATGAGAAATATATTTCGTGGCAGAGTTAGAGGATGAGAATGGACGTGATCGACAGAGTTAAAGAACAATGAGCAAGTAGCTAGCTAGTTGTTTGGTTGTGTTGTGAGACCTGTGTTCTGTTCTGTTCTGTTCTGTTTAAAACCTCGCGAAGTGGATCATGGAATACATTGTGTATATAAATAACTTCTGTGCGTGCTAATTAATAAATTGCAACTATCTCGATGAGTGTTGTAAAGTTGTTTACGCTACTCAGATTGCATCACATCTATTAAACCCAATGCTATGAATTTACTGGCATCAAATCAAATCTGTTATTACATTGTGAAATATATTGTTTACAATTAAACTGTGTATCTACATGAATCACAAATTGATGAGCTAGTGAACCGCACTGCAATCCCTCTTGTTGTCTCTACCGATGGTAGCAATCAGGCAGCGGGAACCGCCCCTGTAAGGTTGCTGGTCAAGTCACGGTCGAACACATTCATCCTCAGCCCATTCTTCATGAACAATGTGAGCGACATCTTTTGCTCCACGCGGTGGCCGGCGGCGACCTTGAGGCGGTGGCGCAGCAGCACCGACGCAGCCACCAACTTCATCTGCAGGTAGGCGAGGTCCTTGCCGAGGCAGATGCGCGGCCCCGCGTTGAAGGCTACGAATTTGAACGGGTCGTGCGGCTGGAATTGCTTCCCGTCTGGCGACAGCCACCGCTCCGGTCGGTACTCGAGGCAGTCGTCCCCCCACACCGATTTCATTCTTCCGGCGGAGTAGATGGAGTAAGTGATGGAGGAACCCGCTGGCACGAATGTGCCGTCTGGGAGCATATCGTCGGAGATGACGTACTTGGAGTCTTCGGGAACAGACGGGTAGAGACGGAGCGTCTCTGAGAGGGCGGCTTTGAGATAGACGAGGCGGTCGATCTCCTCGAAGGCGAGAGGCGTGGAGAGCCACTCAGCAGGATCGCCGCCGCGGGACTCCGTCAGTACGGCGACGAGCTCAGCCATGATGCGGCGTTCGACGGCGGGGTGGACAGATACGAGCCAGAAGAACCAGCAGAGCGCGACAGAGGAGGTGTCTCGGCCGGCGAGTATGAAGTTGAGCACAACGTGCTGGAGAATCGAGTCGGAGCACTCGCCCTTCTTCATGAACCGAGAGAGGAGATCGTCGTAGCTCCGGCCGCCGTCGCCGAGCTCCAGCTTGCGCTCCTTGATGATGGCGGAAATGTATCGATCGACGCGCGCGACGCTGCTGGCGAGCGTGGCCTCCATGCCGATACGGAGCCACTTCTTGAACCGCCACACCACCTCCGGGAAGATGAACCTTTGGAGGCTGGCCTCAGTGGCGCGGTCGAACGCGGCGGCGAAGGCGTTCTCCGGCAGATCAGGAGCCAGCGTCTCAGGGTCCTTGCCGAAGGCCAGCCCGCAGATGTTGTCGAAGGTGAGCCGGAGAAGGAGGTCCTGTAGGTCGACCGAGGTCGACGTAACAGAGGCCTGCTTCAGAATGGGGACGAGACGGCGGTGGATAGACCGCGCAACCCACCTCGACATGGCGGCGCGGAGCGTGCGGGTGGTGAACTCGAGCGCGGCGGTCTTGCGCTGGGCGAGCCACGTATCGCCGTCGGAGTTGAAGATGCCGTCGCCGAGGAGGTCGAGGAAGACGGCGTGCCACGTAGGGCCCTTGGGGTAGTTGTCGAATCGTGCCTTGAGCACGTGCTCCAGGTTCCGCGGGTCGCAAGTGACGGTGACGAGCCCCTGGCGGCGTGCGAGTCCGGGGACGGCGCAAATGCAGGTCTGATAGGTGCCGCCGGCGCCACGGAGGTTGTCAGCAATCCACTCATGCATGCGCTCCGAGTGCTGGATAAGGCCGGGGAGGCTGCCCACCACCGGCCACACTCGCGGCCCGCTAAGCCCAGACGCCAGCCGCGAGAACCACACCACGCACGCAGCCACGCACGCCatcaaaaccaaaaccaaaaccGCCGCCAATTCCATTGCCTCACACACAAAATGAAGCTGAAACTGAAGCGTATTTAATGGCCAGACTGTTCTTTTTATTCTCACCAACAACTGCATCACTTTATTTCTTgttctaattaattaaataagatGAGTTCTGAGATGGATCAATCATCCAATTCGTCATCAGAATTCTACTGCACCGGTAAATATTTGATGGCATTTAAGCATAGAACAAGAAGGTTAATGGAAGGGGAGGTGAGAGCAGGTGAGGGAGAGATTAGACTACTGGAGGAAGATGAAACTGGCCACCTGGTTTTGAAAGTTTTTGCCCTGCATTTGTTTGCGTATAAAATTGATGTTTAGATTTTGGTGACATCAAATGAAGTTGGGTGACCAAATTCAGTACGCTGATTGGGGTGCTGGAATGAGTGCAGTATGAAACTTCAAAGTAGGTGAGAAGCAGTATTAAGATCGCTCCAGTTTCAAACCAGAAACCTGAATTTGCTTGGTAGGGTTTGATATCAAACACGTGTACAAGGTTAGATAGGTGAGGGTTTGGGATAATTTTGTATATAAGCCTTTTTGTTGGTTGCACTTGCAAATTCAAGAAGATGGCATTCGGTAATGACCCAAGAGATTTTTCTTGCGGTAATCACTTCTTTAAACTACCATATGTGCTGAACTCagtaaggaaaaataaaaagattcAGAATGTATAAAATAAAGAGAAGAAAACATAATAATAGCTACCAAATCAAAGCCATTACCAACTCACATGAAGGGCTGTTTACTCAGACAGAAATGCAAGGAAATAATCATGAAATAATAGAGTGGGAAAGCTGTTGTTCGGCCACAGTAGACAAGGAGAAATCTTCCAGAAATTTGTTTCAAGAATAAGTATCAATGTGTGCTACACGACAAACTTAATTATCAAGAATTAGTAACTAGGAAGCTTACAGTATGATGTACAGACTACAGAAATAATTATTGTGAATAAAAAGTAAGTCATGTGAGGAGGATAGTTTTCTTGCTGCTCATTTGAACTCAATTTATTGCTGTAAGGCCTCATGATTGGAGACAATAATGAAATTTATGCATTTTTCCTAATTTGAAGAAAATTCAAGGTAACATAATTCTAGTGAACAAATCTCCAATGCAAACATTAAATTGATTGGCTTCAGGAAGGATAATATCACTATATAGCAAAGCACAACAGTACTTGTGAAGTTAAGGGGAAAAAATAACATAACAATGAAATTGATTAGATAATGAGATACAACCTAAAAAAACTCAAAGTCCAAATACTTGCCTCCAGGCTTCACATCTGCTCCTACAATCCTCTTGCCACTGGTTCCAAATCCATCAGTTGCTCCAAATTTCAGCAATAACTCCGGCTCCACTGGCCTTGGCACCTCTGGAGGGGTGCTGCAGCGTATCAGGGCCCAATTGACACCTTCAAAAAAGGGGTGTTGCTTTATCTCGGCAGCCCCTCTCTTTACCCCTAGTCGCTGCTGGGGTTCTTTAACTAGCAGTCCTCTTATCAAATCTCGGCTTGCATAGCTGGTCGATGGCATTTCAGGAAATCTAAGCTGCTGGCCTACCACATTGAACAATGTTGCTCTGTTGCCTGAGCCCTTGAAGGGTGTCTTCCCATAAAGGAGTTCATGGAGGAAGATACCAAAGGTCCACCAGTCCACAGCACTTCCATGGCCTTCGCCTTTGATGATTTCAGGGGCTAAATACTCGTGAGTCCCAACAAAGGACATCGATCGGGCAGTGGTTGGCTCGACCACAAGTTCAGGCAGTGTGGCAACCTGCTGTCTCGGTGTCTCAGCCCATGGTTTTCTTGTTTTTTTCTTGTTCTTATGGGGAAAGAGTCTTGGTATAAAGCATGCAGGTTGAACACAAACTGAAGTAGGCTCAATGCATGCTGGTTGGACACAAAATGCACCAGCTGTACGTTTGGAAGGATCTGAGTCGAGTGATGATTTTATCAAAGTGGGTGAAACAGCACATCTCAAGGAGAGATCAAAATCAGAAAGCATTATGTGGCCATCGTCACGAACAAGTACATTTTCTGGCTTCAGGTCTCTGTACACAACTCCAAGCATGTGTAAATACTCGAGGGCAAGTAGTACTTCAGCAGCATAAAATCTGTTCATGaatacaaagaagaagaaaaaagtaAACACATGCTACTTTAATAAGAAAATACATTTGTTGTGATTatattcattttaaaaacttaaatataaagGATCTAAAATGAATGTTTTCACAAGAATAACAAATATACTAATATAGTAAAGCATCATAAGTAGAATAACCATAAATTatacaaaatataaataattaaatatacataAAATGTATTTATAGTTCACGTCGAATGACCTAAGTGAAAATAGCTATAAGAGTATGCTGTTAGATCAGTTAAGTTTATTATAGAATCAGTGAGACTGTCTATGATACTATCAACTGGAGATGCAATTGGGCTAGTTAAGATCTTTCAGTTCATTTTTAATTACCTTATTTAGATCCCGTTTCCTATACAATTTTCAGTTACCCACATAATGCTAATGTGTCTGACTAATTCACTCTGTAAATTACTGTTTTGTTTCTTTTCGATAAACTGACTGTAGTTTAACTATTGTTGTCTACAATGATATTGAATCAAAATTTTTGTTCCTATGGATTGGATTGTGGGTTAGATATCAACTCTATCCTCTTTGACAACACAATTCAAATTCTCACATGTCCATCTTTTCTTTATTGCCTCATGTTTTATTCGTTATTCACTTTACACCTATAAAGGCTGTTGATGTGTGATTGTATGTATTTACAATTATTCTTTATATTATGTAGGCACATTTAttgaactttttttttaatatcatgcacattaatttttaaaattttatattttgtgcATTTTTTTGGTTAAATGGaattgtctttatatatatatatatatatatatatattaatcaatgCTTGTATTGAATTTTAAACAAGATCCAACATTTGGTAGAATTTTTATCCCATTGATGAAGTGTAAAtaaatgaaggggagccttggcgcaagggtaaaattattgtcatgtgaccaaaaggtcatgggttcgaatcctagaaacatCCTCTTGCAAAaggcagggtaaggctgcgtacaatggatccttccccgggaccccgcatggtgagagcttcgtgcaccgagctgCCCTTTATGATGAAGTGTAAATAAACCAAAATCTAATTCTTGAACATGGGAAGAAATCATACCCACTAAACAAGAACCACCATTATCAAACTAAAGAAAATCTATTCAAAGGATGATCTACTTTTCTTTGTT from Zingiber officinale cultivar Zhangliang chromosome 6B, Zo_v1.1, whole genome shotgun sequence carries:
- the LOC121991412 gene encoding low-temperature-induced 65 kDa protein-like, producing the protein MDAQVAPMLGHAYDLEPERPAGLRAAIDGEEEAMRQEKKPVLKKVKEKVKKIKDTVKKKTHGHGNSHEEEDDDDEDDEEEDPEVHGGLKDTLETCAGEFQEDPAAPTSSEASRERTRDGEEIGMSPVIQSFMAMSVENPAPVKNSEEEKCASARVSARTKTAYEKVEGRLRGGVGVMLVEKLKPGEEDKALSEVISGVIQRRKTAAGETVAAASSGVKDGGVGVVGRLREAVASWAGGRRSSMSEHAEQQSKELEDENGRDRQS
- the LOC121989042 gene encoding cytochrome P450 86A8-like, with the translated sequence MQLLVRIKRTVWPLNTLQFQLHFVCEAMELAAVLVLVLMACVAACVVWFSRLASGLSGPRVWPVVGSLPGLIQHSERMHEWIADNLRGAGGTYQTCICAVPGLARRQGLVTVTCDPRNLEHVLKARFDNYPKGPTWHAVFLDLLGDGIFNSDGDTWLAQRKTAALEFTTRTLRAAMSRWVARSIHRRLVPILKQASVTSTSVDLQDLLLRLTFDNICGLAFGKDPETLAPDLPENAFAAAFDRATEASLQRFIFPEVVWRFKKWLRIGMEATLASSVARVDRYISAIIKERKLELGDGGRSYDDLLSRFMKKGECSDSILQHVVLNFILAGRDTSSVALCWFFWLVSVHPAVERRIMAELVAVLTESRGGDPAEWLSTPLAFEEIDRLVYLKAALSETLRLYPSVPEDSKYVISDDMLPDGTFVPAGSSITYSIYSAGRMKSVWGDDCLEYRPERWLSPDGKQFQPHDPFKFVAFNAGPRICLGKDLAYLQMKLVAASVLLRHRLKVAAGHRVEQKMSLTLFMKNGLRMNVFDRDLTSNLTGAVPAA